A window of the Ipomoea triloba cultivar NCNSP0323 chromosome 14, ASM357664v1 genome harbors these coding sequences:
- the LOC116004818 gene encoding uncharacterized protein LOC116004818, translated as MNLLFWNIRGLLSSCRRLKRLIRHESIHLSAIFEPFLTNDKLDSYIRTLNLHKGFASSVSKIWILWSSSFNVEVLIDCDQFVYCKASFIPWNFDFEFVAVYAKHTRTDRQILWSQLNAIIEESSSPLLLGGDFNVISSVAEYKGNATPELNSISDFSTFIADNSLLDLATTGGTFTWTGTRNRGRIWKRLDRFLLSSSFRDYFTDVNIMLLNRTTSDHAPILLCGNKADLLGPKQFRFQNMWLKHASFEHFVKTNWSVPAIGGGMRALTFKLKRLKQALRVWNREIFGNVFDQVRNLDQSVSDAEKRFDASPTQENRELLSYAQASLLQALKLEEIYWKQKARVKWLREGDANTSFFHSTVKDRHRRQRISAVKNTSGSLLTNQVDIQSEAVNFFTSLFTADESEDMHAILDCLPTILTTEDNIALLAPLTREEVKNAVWALDPDSTAGPDGFSGSFFRSCWDILHNDVYIAVLDFMIGVPVPFAFSSAQLVLIPKKLNPESFADYRPICLCTFVSKIFTKVISTRLNKLLPRIISREQSGFVQGRNIHDNVLLALELIQSINKRCQGSNVAIKLDMSKAFDRVAWPFLRAVLQRFGFSTYFINLIMNFLNATRLSVLVNGVSCGFFKPSRGVKQGDPLSPLLFILVSEALSRSLLLHYGSGLISPYETSFRCPIITHLGFADDIIIFANGGVNSLRNLSKVLKIYQQASGQKINSDKSFFITSKHCNLNRITAMEEILDMKRSSLPFRYLGVNIFQGRNKIIFYQHILENVNNKLQGWQRKLLSPGGRLVLIKHVLTTIPLYTIAAVQLPRQVIKELERKFARFFWGTYEGKQKFHWASWEKICLPTDEGGLGIHNLTSIQQACSAKLWFNFKNKDSLWSEFMKARYSTSSVRRNGSIVWRRMFQLADLVDENSGVIDNETIWKPSTKGDFTLSTAYDLIRPRKGSTLSSKCIWAPGLSTKCSIFMWKLFRKFLSFPDCLERFGICLPSICPFCLNASASLEHCLYSCTHIYGVWQTFAVMFGISLNNARSIRAACHTWWLSTQPGTASGFYCSIFPCLILWVVWTLYNAALYEDSPFTLVAAISKIKRETMLISLIHPIRRSSSSDYFLVHEGIVSSFSPNQRIRITWIKWQKPPSGRLKLNTDAFFSFNGAAGGACLRNSEGILIAGLSFPLIASSALEAEALALDFALSWCELASMIPAHIEVDSIVLVRFATSITNLLPWRIRSAVKHIHSRITSWSSSIIHVYREGNRVADALALEGLHRTSATLFSSFNSLPDKVKLALLYDFRGFAASRSFRY; from the coding sequence ATGAATTTGCTCTTCTGGAATATCCGGGGCCTGCTTTCCTCTTGCCGCAGGCTCAAACGGTTAATCAGACATGAGAGCATTCACCTTTCTGCCATCTTTGAACCTTTTTTAACCAATGATAAATTGGACTCCTACATCAGAACTCTTAATCTCCATAAAGGTTTTGCTTCTTCGGTTAGCAAAATTTGGATTCTCTGGTCTTCTTCTTTTAATGTTGAGGTTTTAATTGACTGTGATCAATTTGTTTACTGTAAAGCTTCCTTCATTCCTTGGAATTTTGACTTTGAGTTTGTGGCAGTTTATGCAAAACACACCAGAACAGACAGGCAAATTCTCTGGTCACAACTTAATGCTATAATAGAGGAAAGCTCTTCACCACTGCTACTGGGCGGGGATTTTAATGTCATATCGAGCGTGGCAGAATACAAAGGAAATGCAACCCCTGAATTAAATAGCATCTCAGATTTCTCAACTTTCATTGCTGACAACTCTTTGCTTGATTTAGCAACCACAGGAGGCACTTTCACCTGGACTGGAACCCGAAAtcggggaagaatttggaaaaggCTTGACAggtttcttctctcttcttcatTTAGAGATTACTTTACTGATGTCAATATTATGCTTCTGAACAGAACTACCTCAGATCATGCGCCAATTTTGCTTTGTGGAAATAAAGCGGATCTTTTGGGTCCTAAACAGTTTAGATTTCAAAATATGTGGCTCAAGCATGCTAGCTTTGAACATTTTGTGAAAACAAACTGGTCAGTTCCTGCTATTGGAGGGGGTATGCGTGCTCTTACATTTAAACTTAAAAGACTTAAACAGGCACTCCGAGTTTGGAATAGAGAGATTTTTGGCAATGTTTTTGATCAAGTAAGGAACCTGGATCAATCAGTATCAGATGCGGAAAAAAGGTTTGATGCTTCACCAACCCAAGAGAACCGAGAACTGCTAAGTTATGCTCAAGCCTCCCTTCTCCAAGCTCTAAAGCTCGAAGAGATCTACTGGAAACAAAAGGCTAGAGTTAAATGGCTGAGGGAAGGGGATGCCAATACCAGCTTTTTTCATTCTACGGTCAAAGATAGACACCGTCGACAACGCATAAGTGCAGTCAAAAACACATCCGGTAGTCTTCTTACTAATCAGGTTGACATCCAATCCGAAGCAGTTAACTTCTTCACCTCTTTATTTACAGCAGATGAAAGTGAAGATATGCATGCTATTCTTGACTGTCTGCCTACAATCTTAACCACGGAAGATAATATTGCTCTCCTGGCCCCCTTGACTCGAGAAGAAGTTAAAAATGCGGTGTGGGCTTTAGACCCGGACAGTACAGCAGGTCCAGATGGTTTCTCAGGATCTTTTTTTAGGAGCTGCTGGGATATACTTCACAATGATGTGTACATAGCAGTTCTGGATTTCATGATTGGAGTTCCGGTGCCTTTTGCCTTCTCGAGTGCACAGCTAGTCCTAATCCCCAAGAAGCTTAATCCAGAATCATTCGCGGATTATAGACCAATCTGTTTATGCACCTTTGTAAGCAAGATTTTTACAAAGGTCATTTCTACCCGTCTTAATAAGCTTCTCCCAAGGATAATTTCTAGAGAACAATCAGGCTTTGTCCAAGGAAGAAACATCCATGACAATGTTCTTCTTGCCCTTGAATTAATCCAATCTATCAACAAAAGATGTCAGGGATCTAACGTGGCAATTAAACTTGACATGTCAAAAGCTTTTGATCGAGTAGCTTGGCCTTTCCTACGAGCAGTCTTACAAAGGTTTGGATTCTCAACTTATTTCATAAATTTGATTATGAACTTTCTCAATGCAACTCGTCTGTCAGTGCTAGTTAACGGAGTTTCCTGTGGATTTTTCAAACCTTCAAGGGGTGTAAAACAAGGAGACCCACTATCTCCGCTTCTCTTTATTTTAGTCTCAGAAGCCCTATCACGCTCGTTGCTCCTTCATTATGGCTCGGGACTTATTTCCCCTTATGAAACTTCGTTTAGATGTCCAATCATCACTCACCTGGGCTTCGCAGACGACATTATAATTTTCGCCAATGGAGGGGTGAATTCTTTGAGAAATCTAAGCAAGGTATTGAAAATCTATCAACAGGCCTCTGGGCAGAAGATCAACTCAGACAAAAGCTTTTTTATCACCTCAAAACACTGTAATCTGAACCGCATTACTGCCATGGAAGAGATACTAGATATGAAACGATCCTCACTGCCTTTCCGCTACTTAGGAGTGAATATTTTCCAAGGGAGAAACAAGATCATTTTTTATCAACATATTTTGGAGAATGTCAACAACAAACTCCAAGGTTGGCAGCGCAAACTCTTATCTCCGGGAGGTCGCTTGGTACTAATAAAGCATGTCCTGACAACTATTCCTCTCTACACAATCGCAGCTGTCCAATTACCTCGCCAAGTTATCAAAGAACTGGAGCGAAAGTTTGCTAGATTCTTTTGGGGAACATATGAAGGCAAGCAAAAATTCCATTGGGCATCATGGGAAAAAATTTGCTTACCTACCGATGAAGGGGGACTGGGAATTCATAATCTGACATCGATACAACAAGCATGCTCAGCGAAGCTTTGGTTTAACTTTAAGAACAAAGATTCCTTATGGTCAGAGTTCATGAAAGCCCGCTACTCTACGAGCTCAGTCCGGAGAAATGGTTCGATAGTCTGGCGCAGGATGTTTCAACTTGCGGACCTAGTGGATGAAAATAGCGGTGTAATTGACAATGAAACAATCTGGAAACCATCCACAAAAGGTGATTTTACACTATCAACGGCATATGATCTGATCAGACCGAGAAAGGGCTCAACACTTTCCTCAAAGTGTATCTGGGCACCAGGTTTATCCACTAAATGCTCAATCTTTATGTGGAAACTCTTCAGAAAATTCTTGTCATTTCCAGACTGTCTAGAGAGATTTGGAATCTGCCTACCTTCTATATGTCCTTTTTGCCTTAATGCAAGTGCATCACTAGAGCATTGTCTCTACTCTTGTACTCACATCTATGGAGTTTGGCAAACATTTGCTGTGATGTTCGGAATCTCCCTGAATAATGCTCGATCAATAAGAGCCGCATGTCACACATGGTGGCTTTCAACCCAACCAGGAACAGCTTCGGGTTTCTACTGCTCTATTTTTCCTTGTCTAATCCTTTGGGTGGTGTGGACCTTATACAATGCAGCACTTTATGAAGATTCACCTTTCACTTTGGTTGCTGCCATCTCGAAAATTAAAAGAGAGACAATGTTAATATCTCTGATTCATCCTATTCGCAGAAGTAGTTCATCAGATTACTTTCTAGTTCATGAAGGGATCGTTTCTTCTTTCTCTCCTAACCAGAGAATCAGAATTACTTGGATAAAATGGCAAAAACCGCCATCTGGCCGCTTAAAATTAAACACCGAtgcttttttttcctttaatggAGCGGCCGGGGGGGCATGTTTACGGAATTCGGAAGGCATTCTCATTGCAGGATTATCTTTCCCCTTGATAGCATCCTCAGCACTTGAAGCAGAAGCTCTGGCACTTGACTTTGCTTTATCCTGGTGTGAGCTAGCATCAATGATCCCGGCACATATTGAAGTTGACTCTATTGTTTTGGTGCGATTCGCAACATCTATCACCAACTTGTTACCATGGAGAATTCGTAGTGCAGTCAAACACATTCACTCAAGGATCACTTCTTGGTCGTCATCCATTATTCATGTCTATCGTGAGGGAAACAGGGTTGCGGATGCTTTAGCTTTAGAGGGGTTGCATCGCACATCTGCCactttgttttcatcttttaaCTCCCTCCCTGATAAAGTTAAATTGGCTTTGCTGTATGACTTTCGGGGCTTTGCTGCCTCCCGTTCTTTTcgttattaa
- the LOC116004819 gene encoding uncharacterized protein LOC116004819: protein MGRNVSAVIQSKLPEKCKDPSMFAIPCMIGDTRLEKAMLDLGASINVMPYSVYASLKLGPLNKTSVVIQLAYRSNAYPRARRKLEFSALATDSPSSSHYDLEEKPMAQNRTLKELGAPNLDQQPLCITFPALDANVQFELKSGLIHLLPSFHGLAGFSAAKDWIYYLPSGSIATWNDLKTVFLEKYFPASRAANIIKEICGIRSMIDATSGGALVDKIPDVAKNLIANMAANSQQFGNRLVQPSKQINEVSISNLEQQVAGLTTLVRQLAVGNMQTVKACGICSVVGHQTDACPTLQEEPIEHVNAAGGFPGQPQGKYDPFSNSYNPGWRDHPNLSYGNSQGNQIVQNRSNFQQYRQPFPSRQPPAQSSNSGMNLEDIVKSLAINTLQFQQETQLFQQDTKSNFQETKVLQMLPPSVDQEKEGTNNNENSQSKFPSPSDYKPTPPFPQALSESKKEAKDVELYETFKNCEVNIPLLDAIKQVPRYAKFLKELCTTKRKQK from the exons ATGGGGAGGAATGTCTCAGCTGTGATTCAAAGCAAACTTCCTGAAAAATGCAAGGATCCAAGTATGTTTGCTATTCCTTGTATGATAGGTGATACTAGACTTGAGAAAGCCATGCTAGACTTAGGAGCATCTATTAATGTTATGCCATATTCTGTGTATGCTTCTTTAAAACTTGGACCTTTGAATAAAACTAGTGTGGTTATCCAATTGGCTTATAGATCTAATGCATATCCTAGGG CTCGTAGGAAATTGGAGTTTAGTGCACTGGCTACTGATTCCCCATCTTCCTCACATTATGATTTAGAAGAAAAACCCATGGCTCAAAATCGGACTTTAAAAGAGCTTGGAGCTCCAAATTTAGATCAACAGCCTTTATGCATTACGTTTCCTGCTTTAGATGCTAATgtacaatttgaattaaaatctgGGTTAATTCATCTTTTGCCTTCTTTTCATGGACTTGCAG GATTCAGCGCAGCAAAGGATTGGATATATTATCTACCTTCCGGGAGCATCGCCACATGGAATGACTTGAAGACGGTGTTCCTTGAAAAATACTTTCCAGCTTCAAGGGCGGCCAACATCATAAAAGAAATCTGTGGTATAAG AAGCATGATTGATGCTACAAGTGGAGGTGCATTAGTTGATAAGATACCGGATGTTGCAAAGAATCTAATTGCAAACATGGCAGCAAATTCTCAACAGTTTGGCAATAGACTTGTCCAACCATCCAAGCAAATAAATGAGGTAAGTATTTCCAATCTTGAACAACAAGTGGCTGGTTTAACTACTCTTGTTCGTCAATTAGCTGTAGGAAATATGCAAACTGTGAAAGCTTGTGGAATTTGCTCGGTAGTTGGACACCAAACTGATGCTTGCCCAACTCTTCAAGAAGAACCGATTGAACATGTCAATGCGGCTGGAGGTTTTCCTGGACAACCTCAAGGTAAGTATGATCCATTTTCTAATTCATATAATCCTGGTTGGAGGGATCACCCGAACCTTAGCTATGGGAACTCACAAGGGAACCAGATTGTTCAGAATCGTTCAAATTTTCAGCAGTATAGACAACCATTTCCTTCAAGACAACCACCGGCCCAAAGCTCTAACTCAGGTATGAATCTTGAAGACATTGTTAAGTCTCTTGCCATTAACACTTTACAATTTCAGCAAGAAACACAACTATTCCAACAAGATACAAAgtccaattttcaagaaacgAAGGTCCTACAAATGTTACCCCCATCAGTAGACCAAGAAAAAGAGGGAACTAACAACAACGAAAATTCTCAAAGTAAGTTCCCTAGTCCTTCTGATTATAAACCAACTCCCCCATTCCCTCAAGCTTTGTCAGAATCTAAAAAAGAAGCGAAAGATGTAGAGTTATAtgaaactttcaaaaattgtgaagtaAATATTCCATTACTTGATGCAATAAAACAAGTTCCTAGATATGCTAAATTCTTAAAGGAGTTGTGTACAACAAAAAggaagcaaaaataa
- the LOC116004820 gene encoding uncharacterized protein LOC116004820 — MAPDEEVITASEDVSVLGEVVEENEFVLIMETHFKRLLTSGSTNREILPYDPEIERTLRNLRKQARRKLEFSALATDSPSSSHYDLEEKPMAQNRTLKELGAPNLDQQPLCITFPALDANVQFELKSGLIHLLPSFHGLAGFSAAKDWIYYLPSGSIATWNDLKTVFLEKYFPASRAANIIKEICGIRSMIDATSGGALVDKIPDVAKNLIANMAANSQQFGNRLVQPSKQINEVSISNLEQQVAGLTTLVRQLAVGNMQTVKACGICSVVGHQTDACPTLQEEPIEHVNAAGGFPGQPQGKYDPFSNSYNPGWRDHPNLSYGNSQGNQIVQNRSNFQQYRQPFPSRQPPAQSSNSGMNLEDIVKSLAINTLQFQQETQLFQQDTKSNFQETKVLQMLPPSVDQEKEGTNNNENSQSKFPSPSDYKPTPPFPQALSESKKEAKDVELYETFKNCEVNIPLLDAIKQVPRYAKFLKELCTTKRKQK, encoded by the exons ATGGCTCCCGATGAGGAAGTAATAACCGCTTCGGAGGACGTGAGCGTTCTTGGAGAGGTCGTGGAGGAGAACGAGTTTGTTTTAATTATGGAAACCCATTTCAAACGACTATTGACCAGCGG ATCTACTAATCGAGAAATATTGCCATACGATCCAGAAATAGAAAGAACTCTACGCAACTTAAGAAAACAAGCTCGTAGGAAATTGGAGTTTAGTGCACTGGCTACTGATTCCCCATCTTCCTCACATTATGATTTAGAAGAAAAACCCATGGCTCAAAATCGGACTTTAAAAGAGCTTGGAGCTCCAAATTTAGATCAACAGCCTTTATGCATTACGTTTCCTGCTTTAGATGCTAATgtacaatttgaattaaaatctgGGTTAATTCATCTTTTGCCTTCTTTTCATGGACTTGCAG GATTCAGCGCAGCAAAGGATTGGATATATTATCTACCTTCCGGGAGCATCGCCACATGGAATGACTTGAAGACGGTGTTCCTTGAAAAATACTTTCCAGCTTCAAGGGCGGCCAACATCATAAAAGAAATCTGTGGTATAAG AAGCATGATTGATGCTACAAGTGGAGGTGCATTAGTTGATAAGATACCGGATGTTGCAAAGAATCTAATTGCAAACATGGCAGCAAATTCTCAACAGTTTGGCAATAGACTTGTCCAACCATCCAAGCAAATAAATGAGGTAAGTATTTCCAATCTTGAACAACAAGTGGCTGGTTTAACTACTCTTGTTCGTCAATTAGCTGTAGGAAATATGCAAACTGTGAAAGCTTGTGGAATTTGCTCGGTAGTTGGACACCAAACTGATGCTTGCCCAACTCTTCAAGAAGAACCGATTGAACATGTCAATGCGGCTGGAGGTTTTCCTGGACAACCTCAAGGTAAGTATGATCCATTTTCTAATTCATATAATCCTGGTTGGAGGGATCACCCGAACCTTAGCTATGGGAACTCACAAGGGAACCAGATTGTTCAGAATCGTTCAAATTTTCAGCAGTATAGACAACCATTTCCTTCAAGACAACCACCGGCCCAAAGCTCTAACTCAGGTATGAATCTTGAAGACATTGTTAAGTCTCTTGCCATTAACACTTTACAATTTCAGCAAGAAACACAACTATTCCAACAAGATACAAAgtccaattttcaagaaacgAAGGTCCTACAAATGTTACCCCCATCAGTAGACCAAGAAAAAGAGGGAACTAACAACAACGAAAATTCTCAAAGTAAGTTCCCTAGTCCTTCTGATTATAAACCAACTCCCCCATTCCCTCAAGCTTTGTCAGAATCTAAAAAAGAAGCGAAAGATGTAGAGTTATAtgaaactttcaaaaattgtgaagtaAATATTCCATTACTTGATGCAATAAAACAAGTTCCTAGATATGCTAAATTCTTAAAGGAGTTGTGTACAACAAAAAggaagcaaaaataa